The genomic region AGCCGCGGTTCGGCGATTGTCGTGTCGCCGATGCGCCCCTGCAGATTGTTGACGGTGAATTTGAGCCGGTTGACGGCGATTCCCGGCGGGCCGAGGCGCATCTCGCCGCCGATCGTCGCCTGCCCCGCGAATTCGCCGGGGAGCGACGTCCAGGGTCGCAGTCGCCCGACCCACGCGGCCAGCGGCCCGTTGCCGGCCGCCTGCACGTGCCACTGCGGGCCGGCGGGGTCGGTCCACTCGGCGGGGGCGAGCAGTTTCGCCTCCAGCGTTTCGCTGGGGCCGCGGAGCGTGGCCGTCGCCGAGGCGAGTCGCACGAGTTGCATCCCTTGGCGTTTGCCGGTCGCTTCGCCGGCGAGCTTGACCTCGGGGTCGGCGTACAGCAGCTTGCCGTCGCGGCCGACGCGCACCCCGGCCAGGTCGGCGTCGAACTTGGTCTCAAACTCCCCATCGCCCAGGTCGCGGATGATGAACTGCCCGCGTCCCGTCCCGGCTAGTTGCCATTGCGACAGGTCGACGAACTGCCCCAGGTCGATCGCCAGTTGGGCCAGGTCGAAGGTCGCCTTGCCGTCGAATCCTGCGGGGGCGGTCACCAGCGTCGCGGCGGCGAAGTTCGATTGGACGAGCGCCTTCTCGAGCGTCGGCCCTTGGGACGAATCGACCAGCGACGCCTCGACCCGAATCGGTTGGTTCCAACGGATCTCGCGCTTGCCGTCGCTGCCGGCCAGGTCCTGCATGGCGGCCACGAGGGTCCACTTGCGGGCATCGTGTTCCAGGACGCTGGCAGCCTCGATTGCAGCCACGCCGGCGTCGATGCGCACCCCGTCGCGCAGCCCGAGCGTTCTGGGGAGCATCGCGGCCAATCGGGCGACGTCGAACTGGGCCCGCGCCCGAGCGTCGGCGTCGGGGAGCGCCTGCGTTCCCGCCGCGGCGAGCGCCCCGAGATTCGCCTGCCCGTCGGCCGACAGCTCGAACCAATCCCCTTTGCCGGCCAATTTCGTGATCGCCACGCGGCTGTTCGCCGCGGCCAGGTCGAACTCCAGCGCCGCGGCGGCCGTGTGCAGGGTGTCGCCGCCAAGCGCGTCGCTCGTGAACCAGCAGTCGACCAGGTCGAGCTTCCCCGCGGCGCGGATCTCGGAGCTTTGCGGCGGCAGCGACGCCGGGCCGACGACCGCCGGCCCAGGGGGCGCGGGGCGAATCGCAAACCGGGCGTCGGCCGAGGTCTCCCCCGACAGCCGGCAACCCGGCGCCCACCGCGTCAGCCAGCCTTCCAGCGGCGCGAGCGGCGCCCGATTGGCCAGCAGCTCGATTTGCACGACTCCGTCGCCCGCTTGTTGGACGCGAAATTTCACTTCGCCTCGCGACGGAACCAGCGCGCCCGGGGCCACCGCCGGACTCTCGGCCGACAACAGCGCGCTCCCCGAGCCTTGCCATGCCTCGGCGTCGCCCGATCGCCCCGCGGCGAGTTGGAACTGAGCGAGCTGCCACCGTCGACCGGTCGCCGTGTCGTACCCTTGCACGACGCCGTCGACGACCTCGATCGCGATTCGCGGAGATTGGTCGGCCGAGGGGGAATCGCCTCCGGGGTTCGAGTCGGTCGGCGTCGCCAGCGCGGCGACGAAGTCCTCGATGTTGCTCCCCCCGGGGCGGGTTTGCACGTGGAGCACCGGCTGCTCGATCCGCACGGTTCCTAGTTGCGAACGATTCGTCGCCAGCGACAACAGCGATCGATCGCTCGCGACCATCGCGATTTCGGCCAGCGGTTCGCCGTTGGCGTCGATCACTTTCACCCCGGCAAGCCGTTGGTCGCTGAGCCAACCGAACTCGGCCGAGTCGCAAGTCAGTCGGCCCGCCTCGCGGGGGAGCGCCCGAGCGAGGACGAACTGACGGACGACCGCGGAACGGGAGAGCAACGTCGGCGCGGCGGCGAGCAAGCCGCCGACCAGAATCGACAGCAACACGAGTCGACGACCCCACCGGCGCGGCGGGGCGCGGCGCTTGCGCGGCGACGGCGTGTCGTCGGCGTACTTGTCCTCGTCCCGAACCCGGCGGGTGCGGCGGCGTGCCAAAGCGAGCCTCGCGGTGGTAAGATGAACGATTCGGGCTTGGCGCCGCGACGGGCGCAACCGCGCGGATTCTAGGCAGACGCCAGCGGCTCTCCTAGAGCGATGTCCGATCGGCGGCCCGATGCTAGCATGGCCAGAGGGCCGCCGGCGGGGAGTTTGAACGCTCGCCCTCCGCACGCCGTCGTTCGGATTCGACTTGCTGTCACTTCCAGTTCTTGGCGCTTGAAGCGATATGACCGCGCTGCCTCCGATGTTTCGCGTGCGACAGCATTTCGACCGGCCGCGGGTCGACGACGTCGTCGCCACGGTTCGCGAGCAGCTGCGCACTCTGCTGTCGCCGTGCAACGTGCAGGCCGGCCAGCGGGCGGCGATCGCGGTCGGCAGCCGGGGGATCGCTGATTTGACCCCGATCGTGCGCACCGTCGTCGGCGAGCTTCGAGCGCTGGGCGTCGAGCCGCTGATCGTGCCGGCGATGGGGAGCCACGGCGGCGGCGCCCCGGAGGGCCAGACGGCGATGCTCGCCACGCTGGGGATCTCGCCCGAGTCGGTCGGTTGTCCGCTCGACGCCGCGATGGAGGCCCCGGTGCTGGCGACTCTCCCCGAGGGGACGCCGCTTCACTTCTCGGCCGCGGCGCTGGCGGCCGACCACGTGCTGATGGTCAATCGCGTGAAGCCCCACACGACCTTCACTGGTCCCTACGGCAGCGGCATGGCGAAGATGCTGCTGTTGGGGCTGGGCAAACACGAGGGCGCCAAGTCGATCCACGCCGCGTCGCGCCGCCTGGCGTTCGAGGCGATCGTCCGCGGCGCTCTGCCGGCGCTGCTTCCCAAGATTCCGCTTCGGGGCGGACTGGCGATTCTCGAGAACGCCTACGAAGAGGTCGCCCGCGTCGTCGCCGTGCCCGCCGAGCGAATTCTCGCCGACGAACCGCCGCTGTTGGAACAAGCGATCGCGTTGATGGCTCGGTTGCCGTTCGACGCGCTCGACGTATTGGTCGTCGATCGGATGGGCAAGAACATCAGCGGCACGGGACTCGACACGAACGTCGTGGGGCGCAAGTTCAACGACAATCACGCAGTCGCCGGCGAGCGGCCGGCGATCGCCCGCATCGTCGCCCGGGCGCTCACCGAGGAAACGCGCGGCAACGCCCTGGGGCTGGGAATTTGCGACTTCGTCACCGAGCGCCTTGCGTCTGCCGTGAACCACGAGTACACCTTCATCAACGCGGTGACCAGCAACCACATCGGCGGCTGCAAGCTTCCCCCGGTGCGGCCGACGGACGAAGCGGCGATCGCCGCGGCGGTCGAATCGCTGTACGACGTCGACCCCGCGGCGATGCGGATCGTCCGCATCGCCAGCACGCTGGAATTGACGGAGTTCGAGTGCTCGGTTGCGCTGGAGAGCGAGGTTCGGGGGAACCCCCGGCTCGAAATCCTCGGCCCGCCCCGCCCCTGGCCGTTCGACCAAGCCGGCGCGCTGGCGTGAGAACGGCAAGGAGCTACAACCCGCGGCGATGGCGTCGGCGGGGGCGTTGGCCGGGGGGAGCCGGCTTCGGGGGCTGCGGCTCGGCGGGGGGCGCGTCGTCGGCGGGGACTTCCTGCGGCGGAGCGGCAGTCGCGACGACCTGGAACCCGTCGATCTCGTCCCGCATCAGCAGTTTGTCGATCAGCATCTCGATCCGCGTCAGTTCGATCCCCTGCTCGGGGGTGACGAACGTGAAGGCGATCCCTTCGCGTCCCATGCGACCAGTGCGCCCGACGCGGTGGACGTAGTCGTCCGACGACTGCGGCATGTCGAAGTTGATGATGTGCGAGATCCCCGACACGTCGATCCCGCGCCCCACGACGTCGGTCGCCACCAGCAGCTTCGCCTCGCCGGCGCGAAACTGCTTCATGACCCGGTCGCGGATGTTTTGGGCCATGTCGCCGTGGATGCAAGTCACCTCGGGGATCTTGTGCGAGATCTTCCGGTGGAGCTTGTCGACCCCGCGCTTGGTGCGGGCGAAGATGATCGCCTGGGCGGGCTGCTCGCGCTCGAGCAGGGCCATCAGCAGGTCGAACTTCCGCGAGTCGTCGACCGAGAAGTACCGCTGCTCGATCGTGTCGACCGTCTTCCCCTTGGGGGAGAAGTCGAGCACCTCGGGATCGATCATGTACCGGCGGGCGAGTCGCTCGACCGGCGGGGCGACGGTGGCCGACAACAGCAGCGTCTGCCGCTTGGCCGGACAGCGGCGCAGGATTTTTTCGATGTCGGGACGGAAGCCGATGTCGAGCATCCGGTCCGCCTCGTCGAGCACGACGAACTCGAGCTGATCGAGAACCAGCGTTCCGCGGGCCAGATGATCGAGCACGCGGCCCGGCGTGCCGATGACGATATCGGCGCCCTTTTGCAGTCGGTCGATCTGCGCACGCAGCGGCTTGCCGCCGTAGACGGCCACGGCCCGCAGCTTGCGCCCGTGGGCGAGTCGTTGGATCTCGTCGCGGACCTGGACGGCCAGTTCGCGGGTGGGGGCGAGCACAAGCGCCCGGGGCTGATGGCCGCGGACCGGCTCGTTGAGCTTCTCCAGGATCGGGATCGCGAACGCGGCGGTCTTGCCGGTGCCGGTGCGGG from Pirellulales bacterium harbors:
- a CDS encoding [Fe-S]-binding protein, with amino-acid sequence MTALPPMFRVRQHFDRPRVDDVVATVREQLRTLLSPCNVQAGQRAAIAVGSRGIADLTPIVRTVVGELRALGVEPLIVPAMGSHGGGAPEGQTAMLATLGISPESVGCPLDAAMEAPVLATLPEGTPLHFSAAALAADHVLMVNRVKPHTTFTGPYGSGMAKMLLLGLGKHEGAKSIHAASRRLAFEAIVRGALPALLPKIPLRGGLAILENAYEEVARVVAVPAERILADEPPLLEQAIALMARLPFDALDVLVVDRMGKNISGTGLDTNVVGRKFNDNHAVAGERPAIARIVARALTEETRGNALGLGICDFVTERLASAVNHEYTFINAVTSNHIGGCKLPPVRPTDEAAIAAAVESLYDVDPAAMRIVRIASTLELTEFECSVALESEVRGNPRLEILGPPRPWPFDQAGALA
- a CDS encoding DEAD/DEAH box helicase codes for the protein MLAALKSVAYETPSPVQAGIIPVALTGRDVLGQARTGTGKTAAFAIPILEKLNEPVRGHQPRALVLAPTRELAVQVRDEIQRLAHGRKLRAVAVYGGKPLRAQIDRLQKGADIVIGTPGRVLDHLARGTLVLDQLEFVVLDEADRMLDIGFRPDIEKILRRCPAKRQTLLLSATVAPPVERLARRYMIDPEVLDFSPKGKTVDTIEQRYFSVDDSRKFDLLMALLEREQPAQAIIFARTKRGVDKLHRKISHKIPEVTCIHGDMAQNIRDRVMKQFRAGEAKLLVATDVVGRGIDVSGISHIINFDMPQSSDDYVHRVGRTGRMGREGIAFTFVTPEQGIELTRIEMLIDKLLMRDEIDGFQVVATAAPPQEVPADDAPPAEPQPPKPAPPGQRPRRRHRRGL